The following coding sequences are from one Haloplanus natans DSM 17983 window:
- a CDS encoding MarR family transcriptional regulator, producing MEEIDLNPTDNAILDMLREGRCSPTYIAEQQDYSRQNVTNRLGRLVEHGYARKLAPGLYELVDDPRDDAEE from the coding sequence ATGGAGGAGATCGACTTGAACCCGACTGATAACGCGATCCTCGATATGCTACGGGAGGGGCGATGCTCCCCGACGTATATCGCCGAACAGCAGGATTACAGCCGACAGAACGTCACGAACCGCCTCGGCCGGCTCGTCGAGCATGGCTACGCCCGCAAGCTCGCTCCCGGCCTGTACGAACTCGTCGACGACCCCAGGGACGATGCCGAGGAGTAA
- a CDS encoding DUF7386 family protein, translated as MTDRTSLKLTDERKRLFDKASAIVASGEHDDPPRSDVIDAALTHLIESEANLNDVRDRYPPQQVKDCCNTSVLGLRYRTSIESSWR; from the coding sequence ATGACCGACCGAACATCCCTCAAGTTGACCGACGAGCGGAAGCGACTGTTCGACAAGGCGAGCGCCATCGTGGCGAGCGGCGAGCACGACGATCCGCCGCGCTCCGATGTGATCGACGCGGCGCTCACCCACCTGATCGAGTCGGAGGCAAACCTCAACGACGTACGCGACCGCTATCCACCGCAGCAGGTTAAGGACTGCTGTAATACCTCCGTCCTCGGGTTGCGATACCGAACGTCGATTGAATCAAGCTGGCGATGA
- a CDS encoding HNH endonuclease: MTDRCYICGEDNPNVLQTHHIIPRRYGGEDRSQNLVRLCANCHQAIESIYDDLFFDRVVSWGEEWDEAGQTLRDAVSSFIENELNVTPEGHIYIPTRGDEQRQEMYEDYLDFCENRRLPVHTSQMKFFQSVDKLAPEGTVETV, encoded by the coding sequence ATGACGGACCGCTGCTATATCTGTGGGGAGGACAATCCAAACGTTCTACAGACCCACCATATCATTCCACGACGGTATGGAGGAGAGGATCGCTCGCAGAACCTGGTTCGGTTGTGTGCGAATTGCCACCAAGCTATAGAATCAATATACGACGACCTGTTTTTTGACCGGGTTGTATCGTGGGGGGAGGAATGGGACGAGGCGGGTCAAACCCTCCGAGACGCAGTTTCGTCGTTTATTGAAAACGAGCTGAATGTGACACCTGAGGGGCACATATACATTCCCACGCGGGGAGATGAGCAACGCCAAGAGATGTACGAAGATTATCTTGATTTCTGTGAAAATAGGCGCTTGCCCGTACACACCTCTCAAATGAAGTTTTTCCAGTCAGTCGACAAACTGGCTCCGGAAGGCACGGTTGAAACTGTATGA